The window TCAGCTTTGTGTTAATTCGCTTCCTCAGGGTGCTAAAGTCGAGCATATTGGGGCAATGTTGTCTCGTCCGGGTGAGGTGTTGAGACTAATAGTGGGGGGTATCCCTCCACAGCAGTTTTCAGATTATCTGATGCAAATAGGCTGGTGTGAATCCACAGAGACTATCTCTACTCTCGTCTCTAATTTATATGGCTTGGTAGATGAAATACGTTTTTTGTCCTTCGATATTGGTGATGTTATTTATCCCAGAGTAGGTTTAGAATTTTTTCTAAAAAAGCAGCCTGAGCATGAACCTAGATGGGAATTATTTTTAGACCGTTTGATTGAAATGGGATTATGTACGCCAGCTAAAAAAAATGCCCTTCTAGCGTGGTCTGGCATTTCTCAAAAAGCCGACAATCCAGAATTATGGCCTCAGAATCTGAGTAGGGGAGATCGTTTACTAAGTTCCAGGGCATCTAGCGTTTTTTGGAGAACAATCAACCATATAAAAATTGTCTATCAAACAGACAGTCCTTTGGAAGCTAAGGGATATTTAACGTTTAGTCATCAGTGGATCGATGCCAGAACCCTAACTACTAGCTGTTAATCCAAGAATTCAATCAACCATAAACAATCGATACTCGCCCTGGATGACAGCTTAAGAAAAATACCCTAAAAAGGTTAGCTTACTGGACATAGACTGGGTGCGATTGCTCCGCAACATAGCTGAATTTGAGCCTGCACGCTAGAAATCCCCAGCAATTCAACTTAGGCTCAAGCCGGATAAGGCTATTTAGCTGATTCTTGAAGATTTTTTGCTGCTACAAATGAAAAATCTAAGAACCTGCTATACTTTTGCGATAACTTTTGGGAAAACTATATGTCTCAAGACAACTTAGAGCGGTTCTGCCAATTAGTTAAGAGAAAATCAGGCACTTGAAGTAACCTGTTTCACAGTTTTAGATTGAATGTCACTGACATAAGAGCCTTGAAATAAATTTCAGGCTCAAAGCTTAAGTAAGCTTTAGCTTACTAAATAAGCATTTCAACCCGTTAAAACGGGTTTCAGCTTTTAGCCCGAACTTTAGTTCAGGGCTTAAGTCAGTGCCATCCGTTTTAGATTAATTGGAGAACTACCCGGATAAACTTATCTAAAGACTTTTTTGAGGCACATTATGTCGCTACGAAACTTAAAGCAATTTGCCCGAGTCGTTATGGAGAATCAGGAACTTAGAGAACGGCTATCAGGGGTTTCCGATCAGGGAAGCCTTGTACGTCTTTTGGTGGCAATGGGAGAAGAGAACGGTTATACCTTCAGTGAGCAAGATGTAGTCAACTATTTAGATCTCGTGAGTGATGAGGTAGAGATCAGTTATCCTCTAGCTAATCTAGATGAGATTCCAAGCGTAGTAGTTTGGTGAGCCTAAGCCTGCTTTTGCTGTGTAAGAGCGGTCTTAGAGGTCGCTCTTACATAATTTGTATTGAAACTACATTGATACCTTTCAACTACGTCAGTTCGATCTATGAATAGCTCAATGGCAGATTATCTGAAAGTGGTTACTTCCCACCTTCACTCTGCCCTAGTTTCAGCCGAAGCCATGTCTCGCCTTCAATCATTAACTCAAATCTTACCTCCTTGCTCTAGGACGGTATTAGAAGTCCGTTTAGGTGCGAATCAGCCTCAAGTGGACTTTTTTACCTGTTACCCTTGTCACACGCTCAATCTACCGAAAAATTTGCTGACCCATCCCATTTGGCAAGGCATACAGAACTTTTGCCTAGAATGCGTTGACACAACATCTTTACTACACCAAAATGTGAAACATATCTGGCTGGAATTCGATCTGGATAAGCCGCCCTCACAATTGCCAATCCCATGTATTTTCTTTAATGCCCTTCAGGAAACTTTTAGTGACGCTCAAGCACTAATTGAGGCAGCACTCAGGATACCTAATTATCAAGTCTCCCCAAAACAACAATCGAATTTACAGCTTTGCATTGATTCCCTACCCAGCAATGCCAGAAGCGATCAGGTTGGAGCGATGCTGTCTCGACCAAACCAACCTTTAAGAATAACAGTATGTGGTTTGCTCTTACAGCAGGTGGCAGATTATCTCAGGCAAATAGGCTGGAAAGATCCGACTAATACACTCTCAACCATTATCCTGACTTTATCTACCTTTTTAGATGAGAGCGATTTTCTTTTGTTGAATCTCGATATTGGCGATACTATCTATCCAAGAATTGGCTTAGAATTTTATCCGAAGCAGCAGCCCCGACTTAATCGCCCGGAACTATTATTTCTCAATCGTCTCGTTGAAATGGATCTATCTACCTTGGCAAAAAAAAATGCCCTTCTTGCTTGGTCAGGGTACTCGCAAAAAGCAGAGCATCCAGAATTATGGCCTGAAAATCTGACCGGAGGCGATCTATTACTTCGTTCAGAGGCAATAAGTCTTTTTCAGAGAACAATTAATCATATAAAAATCGTTTATCAACCAGGTTGTCTTCTAGAAGCTAAAGCCTATTTAGGTATTATTCATGATTGGTTTAATGTCAAATCCTAGACTGCCTATTTTTAGTTAAAGCTCTTATCACTTCAAGTCAGCCATCTCTAAAGCTGTTGTAAGGATTAAGGAAATTCAATAAAATGTCTCACTCTCTTAATAAGGATTGTCACTACAGAAATCATCTCTTGACAAGTGCAATTATTTTATCATCTTTATGTCTAAACTACCCACTTCAGGCACAGATTGTCCCGGATAACACGTTACTCTTCAATTCTCTCACCACACAGTCTGGCAACACCAGCATTATCACTGGCGGTACTCCAGCAGGGAGTAATTTATTTCACAGCTTTAGCCAGTTTTCTGTCCCCACAGGTGGCACAGCTTACTTTAACAATAGTTCAGCTATTCAGAACATTTTTAGTCGTGTTACAGGTAGCTCCATCTCTAATATTGATGGTTTAATTAGAGCCAACGATGCTAATCTGTTTTTACTCAATCCGAATGGAATTATTTTCGGGCCTAATGCCTCACTTGATATTGGTGGCTCATTTTTAGGTACTACCGCCAATCGCATCATCTTTGCTGATAACACCCAGTTCAGCACTACCAACCCCCAGACCCCTTCACTTTTAATGGTGAACGTTCCAGTTGGCTTGGGATTTGGAAGTAATCAGGCAGCAATTCGTGTGCAAGGTACAGGTCAAAGACTCATTGAAGATCCATTGTTCCCACTTCTTGATAGAAGTAGTATCGTAACGGGTCTACGGGTTAGCCCAGGAAAAACTTTGGCCTTAGTTGGAGGTGATGTCACCTTAGACGGCGCTCTTCTGACGGCAGAAGGAGGACGAATTGAGTTAGGCAGTGTTGGTTCTGGTATTGTCAGCCTTAGCCCCACTACCCAAGGCTGGGCTTTAGGTTATCAGAATGTGCAGAGTTTTCAGAATATTCAGCTCTTATCGCAGGCATTAGTAGATGCCAGTGAAGCTACTACAGGCAATGGGGGTGGCTCAATTCATTTACAGGGTGCTAATGTGGCTCTGACTGATGGTTCATTCATTTTGATTCAAAGCCAAGGCGATCAACCTGGAGGGAGCATCAACGTCAACGCCTCTGAGTCTCTGGAAATCAGTGGAAGTTCCCCAGATGGACTGCTTCCTAGCCGCTTAGTCAATCAAACTGTGGGAGCTGGACAGGGAGGAGACATTGAGCTTTCAACTCAACGATTGATTATTCGGGATGGCGGATATGTCGATAATAGAACCCTTGGTTCAGGTAACGGTGGCGAGGTGAGGGTGAATGCAACTGAATCCGTGCAAGTCAGTGGAGCTTCTGCATTTAATCCCTCTTTACTCAGCTTTCTCAATTCTGAAACTTACGGTTCTGGACGTGCAGGAGATCTGAGTGTGTCAACAGGACAGTTGAGGGTTCTGGATGGAGGAGCCATTGTATCTGCAACCTTTAGCACGGGTTCTACCGGAACTGTAAGGTTAAATGCCACTCAATCCATCGAAGTCGCTGGGGCACAAACAAGCAGATTAGTTGCAAGTACTGTGGGTTCTGCTAGTGGCAATGAGGGAAACGCTGAAAGCGTAATTATCAATACTCGAAAGTTAGTCGTTCGAGATGGGGGTAGAGTAGATTCTTCCACCCTAGCTTATGGTAATGCCGGAAGTATTATCGTCAACGCCTCAGAGTCTGTAGAGGTAAGTGGCAAGGCTCCAGGGTTTGTAAATCCCAGCCTGATCATCTCTTCTGCTAATATTGTTGACCCGCTCACACAAGCATTCTTCGGATTGCCACCTGTGCCGACTGGAGACTCCGGCAACGTGACGATTAACACGCCTCATTTAAGCGTTACCGATGGAGCTCAAGTCACAGTAAGGAATGATGGCACAGGCAAAGCAGGAACACTCATCATCAATGCTGACTCCATCCTTCTGGACAATCAAGGAGGCATCACAGCATCAACCAACGCTGGTGAATCCGCTCAAGAGGGCAGTATTACCCTCAATGTCCGGGATTCCTTACAGATGCGTCACAACAGTATAATTTCCGCCGAAGCTCGCGGCGATCAGAGGGGCGGTAACATCATTATTAATGCAGGTGCGATCGCAGCTGTCCCCGAAGAAAATAGCGATATCACCGCCAGTGCGCCCCAAGGAACCGGAGGCAGAATCACCATTAACACTCAAGGCATCTTCGGCACACAAGTTCGCGATCAGCAAACTCCCGAAAGTGACATCATCGCTGTCGGGAAAACCCCTGAATTCAACGGCATCGTGCAAGTTAATACCCCAGAGATCAACGTGCAGGACGCCCTCAACCAGCTCAACACCAATTTCTTCAGCACCGAACAAGCGATCGCCTCCAGTTGTTTCGCCCGTCGCAACGTCGAACAAGGCAGCTTTACCTCCACAGGAACCGGAGGTTTACCCACCACACCCTATGATGCTCAGGGAGGTCGCTATCCCGTCACCCAAGTTCAAGCCCTTCCCCATCCAGCAACGCCACAAACCTCTTCTCCCGCCCCCAAAACCCCATCTACCTGGAAACTCGGCGATCCCATCCAAGAAGCACAAGGCATCAGCGTTACCCCCGATGGACGAATCCTGGTCGGAACCCATCCCCAATTAGCCGCGCTCAAAGACCCACAACGTTTAATTTGTCATCCCACCCAGGTTGAAGAATAAGATAAGGTAAGTGACTCCCTGAGAGTGACGATTATCCAAGATAGACCTATCATTGTGGGCACAACCTCCTAACGAGCGGCAGTGGCTCCCGCTCAAAACTGCATCGGCTACAACCACGATAAGTACACGCCTTATGGATTTCCATCGCATCCGGTCTGCTTTATCGGTTGTATTCTCACGACTGCCGCTTTCTCAATCGAGAGCGCAGAGAGCAGGCGATGGCAAACCGGAAGCCGAACCGATTGTACCTTCGCCGATGCATCCAGTGCACCCCCCTTCCGCTTCCAGAACCCTGCGCCGCAAAAATCTGTTCTGGGAATGGCGTGGTGTTTGGATTGTTACCCCCACAGTCACCGGTATAGTCATCACCCTACGATTGCTCGGTTGGTTGCAACCCTGGGAATGGATGGCCTTTGACCACTATATTCGCACTCGTCCCCTAGAACCCAAAGACCCTCGTATCGTCATTGTTGGGATTAATGAAGCCGATTTAAGAAAAGTTCGACAATGGCCGATTCCAGATACCCTATTGGCTCAATTAATCGAGAAAATCAAAGCCCAAAACCCTAGAGCGATCGGTCTTGACCTTTACCGAGATTTACCCGTCAAACCCGGTCATTCCGCCTTAGTGGAGGTCTTTAAAACCACCCCCAACCTGATTGGCATCGAGAAAGTGAATGAACAAGACTCCGATGCAGCGGTTGCACCTCCCCCTATCCTCGCCAAAAAGCAGCAAGTGGGTGTGAATAACGTGATTGTAGACGCTGATGGTAAGCTGCGCCGAGCCTTGCTGTTTGCCACAAAAGACGGGCAAAACACGGATTCCTTTGGCTTGGTTCTGGCTTGGATGTATCTTAATGCTCAAGGAATTAGCCCCCAACCAACCCCCCATAATCCCCAATTTATTCAGTGGGGTAAGACCATCTTTCGCCCTTTTAAACCCAACGACGGCGGCTATGTTGGTGCCGATGATGGCGGTTACCAGTTTGTATTAAACTATCGAGGCCCTGCCAACCGCTTTACCACCGTATCCTTATCCCAAGTTTTGCAGGGGGAAATCCCAGCAGACTTAATGCGCGATCGCATTGTTTTAATTGGTTCAACCGCCACCAGCCTAAATGATTTTTTTTACACCCCCTACAGTGGCGAACACATTAGCACCTCACAGCGTACCGCTGGGGTTGAAATTCACGCCAACATCATCAGCCACATCCTCAGCGCCGTTTTGGCAGGACGTTCTGCTATCCAAACTTGGCCAGAACCCGTGGAAGGATTATGGATTTTGCTCTGGTCTACTATCGGTGCTACCCTAACGTGGCGGTGGCGATATGTCGGTGGAGTGCGATCGCTCTCCTTCCACAATGCCGCCAGTCCATTCCTCGCTGCCGGGATGTTGGTGGGTGTCACATATATCGCCTTTTTACGAGGCTGGTGGATACCCGTAGTACCCCCCTTGCTGGCACTCTCCCTGGGATCAATTATCATCACCACTTACATGGCTCACACTGCCCGACAAATTCGCCACATCCTGGGACGTTACCTGAATGATTCGGTTGTTGCCGAAGTACTGGAAAACCCCAACGGCTTAAAAATCGGTGGCGAATGCCGGAAAATTACCATCCTCACCTCCGACTTACGAGGATTTACCGCCCTATCCGAACAGTTAAAACCGCAAGAAGTGGTTAAAGTCCTGAATATCTATCTGGAATGCATGGCGGATGTCATCACCTACTACCAAGGCAGTATTGATGAGTTTATCGGGGATGGAATTTTAGTTTTGTTTGGCACTCCCACTACCAGAGAGGATGACGCCGAGAGGGCAGTGGCTTGTGCGATTGCCATGCAGTTAGCCATGATTTCGGTTAACCAAAAGATGAAACAGTTAGGCTTCCCCAAACTGGAAATGGGCATCGGCATCAATACAGGTGAAGTCGTGGAGGGGAACATTGGCTCCGAGAAACGCACCAAGTACAGTGTGATTGGGGGACCGGTCAATCTAGCTTTCCGCATCGAATCCTACACCGTAGGCGGTCAAATTCTAGTTTCTGAATCCACCTTAAAGGAGGTCAAGCCACTCTTAAGAATCAATGGGCATAAGCAAGTCAAACCCAAAGGCGTCAAACGACCGATTACCATTTACGATGTTGGCGGCTTGGGAGGAAAACATAATCTCTTTTTACCTCAAGAAGAAGAGACGTTTTTTCCCCTGCCCGAAGAAATTTGGCTGGAATTTCATTACGCCCTTTTGGATGGCAAGCATATTGGTGATTCCCTGTTTAAAGGCAGGTTAATCAAGCTTTCAGCTAAAGGTGCTCTAGTCCGCGCTGAACGGGAAGACGGACATGCTGTGCCGCAGCCCCTGAGTAATATCAAACTCACTTTATTAAGACCAAGGAACTCCGTGGAAGACAACCGGGATATCTATGCCAAGGTTTTGGACAAATCGGCGGAACCGGGCAGTTTTTACATCCATTTCACCGCCAAACCTACTGATATAGAAGTTTTACTAGAAGCTCTCTACCACAGAGCGAAGACGCCTCTAGATGGGGAAAATGGCCTGGTCTCTAGCTTCTAAATTGGTTAATTTATCGTCATTTTAAATAAAGCAAAACTTCATTAAGTCCTAACAAATATTATAATCAATTTCTACCAATGACTTGATACAATTAAACCGAAGTAGCTGTGTAAAAACCAGAAATCAGAGCCGCATTCATAAGTATAATTGTTAGGAATCTTTACTTTAATTCCGTATTTGAATCATTAAAATTGCCAAGAACATCTTAGAAAAACAACTCATAAATAGGACTTAATCTGATGAAAACTCAATCTAGTTTCGCTACTGCTTTCCTAGGCACAACATCTATCGTTTCTTTGCAGTTGCTTGGTGTTCTCTATCCTCTGCCGACTACTGCCCGAAATGCTGTTGATGTTGCGAACAATAACCAAAGTTTCCTAGTGAGTCAAGCCACGGGTTCACGTATTCGCTTTGTTCCACCCGTGACTAAAAACCCTAGACAAAGTCAGGGGGCAGGCTCACGAGGCTGTGGGGAGGAAACCCTAGGGCAAAACTTAGTAACGTTGCTAATTCCCTCCCGGGATTATATCGGACAAACCATATCTAGCCATCCCACTTTTTCTTGGTACTTGTCACAACCTGTCGAAGTGCCCATGCAGTTTACGTTAGTGGAAGATAAAAGGGGTGGTGGAGGCAAGACAATTTGGGAGAAAAAAATCGATTCACCCCAACAGGGAATGATTCACGTAGAAATTCCCAAAGATCGACCCGAACTCCTTCCCGGAAAAACCTACAGATGGACGATTAGCTTAGTTTGTAACTCTGTACAACCCTCTGCAAATCGTTATTTCATCAGCTATATTGAGCGTGTGCCAATCACACCAGCTTTAGAGCAAAAACTGTCAGCGACGGGTTTCAATCGCAATTCTTTGCCCAAGACTATCCCTTCAGGCAGTAGTTTGGAAATACGCGATTACGCTTCACTGTATGCGGAATCGGGACTTTGGTATGATGCCGTTGCCGCCCTCACAACAGCGATTAAACAGTATCCCAAAGATGTTTTAGTACAAGACGATTTGTTTTCGCTCTTCAACCAAGTGGGGTTAGGTGATGTAGCCAAACAAGAGCGTCAACGCCTTTTTCAGAAATAAAGCGACGAGTTTTTGGTAGAGATTTTCGACAGTAAAGGGGTGTTCCAAAAGAAGGTGGGGAAGAGCAGCATCAATTGATCGTTTTTGGGACAAACCGATTTCCCCTCTCCAGGCGATCGCGAATCTCACCCTTCATCAACAATTTACCAATAGGGGGTGACGCCCCTCACCTATAAACGCAATAATAAGGTTATTAGATGCACCCTGATGATCGAGAGAGTCACGTTATGCGGCTCTCTTGTTTATTTTTTGGGCAAAGCTTACAAAGATCCGTAAATATTTTGCAGACTTGACCAACAGATACAGCACGAGTATGGGTTTCCACAACAATGGCTCCTTTATATCGAGGGTCGTAACATCCAACCCAAGCGGCGGCGTGACATTCATGGACTAAATAGGCGTACAGCCAAATCGGGCCTTTGCCTTCAATGACAATTCCCTGACTGAAATCAATGCCAGATGGAAGCTTTAATCCCTTCAGGTCTTCTGGCTCAATGATGCCGTCATCATTAGTAATTTGGACGCGGAGGTGTTGGTAAGGAAGCCCATCTTGAGTCTGATGGGAACAATGGCTTAAGTGGATGGTATTCATTTGGTTTGGCAAAAGCTATTTGTAGTGGTTCCAAGTTTGTTGGATATGCAAAGCTATCTTTTCCCGTAAGTCCCAAGGCAACAAGACTTCTACTTCTGGCCCCAAAGCTCGCAAGCGCCTGAGTACGTGGTAGTCTGTAACACGGTATTGGGCTTGGTAGTAGGCATCGGCGGGAGAGCGAGACTGGAGAATTTCTAAAAGAGCTTGTCGATGTTCAGGGTTTTGGGTGTGCTGTTTGATGAGGCTGTCTGCTTGCTGGTAGTCAATGGGTTCAAAGGTGTGATGCAGGAAAGTCCCTCGAATATAGCGATCGTGAAACTTTTGGTTAAACCGCAGTAGCATCAGGGCTGATGGTTTATAGAAGTCAAAACCCCAAGCTTGTTTTAGCTGCGTCTGGACTGTCTTTTGGGTTGGCAGTTGCCCGTCTTCGTATTTCTCCCGCAATAACTGAGGTACACGCGGGTCTTCCCAGTCCAATGACACTAGGCGTTTTGAGCAAATGCGATCGAGGCGATAATTGTGCCAGTTGATTTCACCGTTGGGAGTGCTGCCATAGGCACATAGGTATTTTGCCCGTTCCATGTAATAGATGCAGACGGGATAGACAACGCACTCTTTGACCAAACCGAGATGAGCGCTGTGATACGTTAGCAGCAGAGGCTGAATTTGTCCGGAGTTCCAGATTTCCTGCAATTCCCCTTGGATCTGATCAACATCATCTTGCTTTTGGGTAGACTCTGGCACCAAGTAGTCAATATACAAAGAGACACGACGAGTATCTTCGTGCGGCTGTTCAAAGATTTGCTCGGCTAATAGAGGTATATTGGGGTCGAGAAACCCAAGCATTTCTAGTGTTTCAGCCACGTAAACTTGTTCTTTGGTTGTTAAGCTGCCTTCGGACTCAAGGTTTTCTAGTTTATGGGAAATGGGCAGTACTTCCACTCGACGGTAGTGCTTGCTCCTGCCAGTCTGACTAGGTACTTGTTGGAGCCAGCCCCAAGTAACGAGTAAGTCGAGGTCACTTTGAAGGGATTTGCGGACTTGGGCAAATAGCCGTTCTTGCAGGAAGTCCTTTAGGTCAGAGTCGGAGATAGGGATTTGTTTTTGCAAAGACTGTTGCCATTCATCCACAGGTATATCTAGCTCATAAAGCCATTGTCTGGTTGTTTTAGTACAGGCGCAGTTGGGGTCTTGATGGCTAAAAACGTCTTCCCGCTTTTCATCCTGGTGAGTTTCGCTGAAGAAAGCTTGACGCCAGTCAGCGTAGGTAAAGCAGTCTGGTAGAACTGTGTATCCTTTATCGCCGTAGAGCCAGCGTAACCAGACCCATAATCTCACAGCACGGGTGAGATGGTGATTTTGTTCTAAAAGTCCTTTGGCTAACTTTTGCAGGAGGGTGGGCTGTGGAGGATGGCGAAAGAGTACATCGGACATTAATTCGTGCAGTGTAGGGTGTGTGCTCTAGCGTATCAGGCATCGGAAGGGGGTATTTCCGATGGTGTGCCATATTAGGGTGGGATTTGCAGGAGATGGATAAACTCACTGCCTGTACCTGAAGGAGAGGCGATCGCCTGAGCGATTGACAAAAGTCTTCAATCCCTTTGCTAGTCAGACTTTTGGGAAAAATTCAAATGTTGATTTCGCCCATTGGTACATTCTGCCCAATTTCGGGAACTTTAAAGATGGGCTGATTGAATTTTGTCGTTTAAGGAGGAGCGATTACCTGCGGTAGCGAAAGGAGCGATCGCTTCTCCTAAAGCAGCAGGAATCTCATACACACTTTAAACGCAAGCAAATATGAATACATCTGAGTTTGATAAGTACAAAGTCGATCACCTCTTTTTGCTCATCGGGGAAAATCCGTTGCCTAATTATGTAGCCGCGAAAACTTTGCTAGCGAACGGTGGTAAACCCTATTTAGTCTTCACCGAACACACCCAAAAACCTGCTGAACGTCTTAAAGACATATTAGATTTGAGTGACAAACAGATGTGGTCACTGGATAACAATGAATCTAATGC of the Allocoleopsis franciscana PCC 7113 genome contains:
- a CDS encoding beta strand repeat-containing protein, coding for MTSAIILSSLCLNYPLQAQIVPDNTLLFNSLTTQSGNTSIITGGTPAGSNLFHSFSQFSVPTGGTAYFNNSSAIQNIFSRVTGSSISNIDGLIRANDANLFLLNPNGIIFGPNASLDIGGSFLGTTANRIIFADNTQFSTTNPQTPSLLMVNVPVGLGFGSNQAAIRVQGTGQRLIEDPLFPLLDRSSIVTGLRVSPGKTLALVGGDVTLDGALLTAEGGRIELGSVGSGIVSLSPTTQGWALGYQNVQSFQNIQLLSQALVDASEATTGNGGGSIHLQGANVALTDGSFILIQSQGDQPGGSINVNASESLEISGSSPDGLLPSRLVNQTVGAGQGGDIELSTQRLIIRDGGYVDNRTLGSGNGGEVRVNATESVQVSGASAFNPSLLSFLNSETYGSGRAGDLSVSTGQLRVLDGGAIVSATFSTGSTGTVRLNATQSIEVAGAQTSRLVASTVGSASGNEGNAESVIINTRKLVVRDGGRVDSSTLAYGNAGSIIVNASESVEVSGKAPGFVNPSLIISSANIVDPLTQAFFGLPPVPTGDSGNVTINTPHLSVTDGAQVTVRNDGTGKAGTLIINADSILLDNQGGITASTNAGESAQEGSITLNVRDSLQMRHNSIISAEARGDQRGGNIIINAGAIAAVPEENSDITASAPQGTGGRITINTQGIFGTQVRDQQTPESDIIAVGKTPEFNGIVQVNTPEINVQDALNQLNTNFFSTEQAIASSCFARRNVEQGSFTSTGTGGLPTTPYDAQGGRYPVTQVQALPHPATPQTSSPAPKTPSTWKLGDPIQEAQGISVTPDGRILVGTHPQLAALKDPQRLICHPTQVEE
- a CDS encoding CHASE2 domain-containing protein, whose translation is MDFHRIRSALSVVFSRLPLSQSRAQRAGDGKPEAEPIVPSPMHPVHPPSASRTLRRKNLFWEWRGVWIVTPTVTGIVITLRLLGWLQPWEWMAFDHYIRTRPLEPKDPRIVIVGINEADLRKVRQWPIPDTLLAQLIEKIKAQNPRAIGLDLYRDLPVKPGHSALVEVFKTTPNLIGIEKVNEQDSDAAVAPPPILAKKQQVGVNNVIVDADGKLRRALLFATKDGQNTDSFGLVLAWMYLNAQGISPQPTPHNPQFIQWGKTIFRPFKPNDGGYVGADDGGYQFVLNYRGPANRFTTVSLSQVLQGEIPADLMRDRIVLIGSTATSLNDFFYTPYSGEHISTSQRTAGVEIHANIISHILSAVLAGRSAIQTWPEPVEGLWILLWSTIGATLTWRWRYVGGVRSLSFHNAASPFLAAGMLVGVTYIAFLRGWWIPVVPPLLALSLGSIIITTYMAHTARQIRHILGRYLNDSVVAEVLENPNGLKIGGECRKITILTSDLRGFTALSEQLKPQEVVKVLNIYLECMADVITYYQGSIDEFIGDGILVLFGTPTTREDDAERAVACAIAMQLAMISVNQKMKQLGFPKLEMGIGINTGEVVEGNIGSEKRTKYSVIGGPVNLAFRIESYTVGGQILVSESTLKEVKPLLRINGHKQVKPKGVKRPITIYDVGGLGGKHNLFLPQEEETFFPLPEEIWLEFHYALLDGKHIGDSLFKGRLIKLSAKGALVRAEREDGHAVPQPLSNIKLTLLRPRNSVEDNRDIYAKVLDKSAEPGSFYIHFTAKPTDIEVLLEALYHRAKTPLDGENGLVSSF
- a CDS encoding Nif11-like leader peptide family natural product precursor, whose amino-acid sequence is MSLRNLKQFARVVMENQELRERLSGVSDQGSLVRLLVAMGEENGYTFSEQDVVNYLDLVSDEVEISYPLANLDEIPSVVVW
- a CDS encoding DUF928 domain-containing protein; the protein is MKTQSSFATAFLGTTSIVSLQLLGVLYPLPTTARNAVDVANNNQSFLVSQATGSRIRFVPPVTKNPRQSQGAGSRGCGEETLGQNLVTLLIPSRDYIGQTISSHPTFSWYLSQPVEVPMQFTLVEDKRGGGGKTIWEKKIDSPQQGMIHVEIPKDRPELLPGKTYRWTISLVCNSVQPSANRYFISYIERVPITPALEQKLSATGFNRNSLPKTIPSGSSLEIRDYASLYAESGLWYDAVAALTTAIKQYPKDVLVQDDLFSLFNQVGLGDVAKQERQRLFQK
- a CDS encoding TIGR03985 family CRISPR-associated protein, with translation MSDVLFRHPPQPTLLQKLAKGLLEQNHHLTRAVRLWVWLRWLYGDKGYTVLPDCFTYADWRQAFFSETHQDEKREDVFSHQDPNCACTKTTRQWLYELDIPVDEWQQSLQKQIPISDSDLKDFLQERLFAQVRKSLQSDLDLLVTWGWLQQVPSQTGRSKHYRRVEVLPISHKLENLESEGSLTTKEQVYVAETLEMLGFLDPNIPLLAEQIFEQPHEDTRRVSLYIDYLVPESTQKQDDVDQIQGELQEIWNSGQIQPLLLTYHSAHLGLVKECVVYPVCIYYMERAKYLCAYGSTPNGEINWHNYRLDRICSKRLVSLDWEDPRVPQLLREKYEDGQLPTQKTVQTQLKQAWGFDFYKPSALMLLRFNQKFHDRYIRGTFLHHTFEPIDYQQADSLIKQHTQNPEHRQALLEILQSRSPADAYYQAQYRVTDYHVLRRLRALGPEVEVLLPWDLREKIALHIQQTWNHYK
- the crn3 gene encoding CRISPR-associated ring nuclease Crn3/Csx3, which gives rise to MNTIHLSHCSHQTQDGLPYQHLRVQITNDDGIIEPEDLKGLKLPSGIDFSQGIVIEGKGPIWLYAYLVHECHAAAWVGCYDPRYKGAIVVETHTRAVSVGQVCKIFTDLCKLCPKNKQESRIT